One Chaetodon trifascialis isolate fChaTrf1 chromosome 21, fChaTrf1.hap1, whole genome shotgun sequence genomic window carries:
- the srcin1b gene encoding SRC kinase signaling inhibitor 1 isoform X8 codes for MSEPDIPIGFNRMNRLRQSLPLARSSSQAKLRAPGILFLQLGEETRRVHLTHELTSLDTLRALIVHMFPQRLTMAMLRSPSTALLIKDETRNVFYELEDPRDVQDRCVIKIYCKEPVYGTYPGHHNPHLANGDLRREMVYAPQDSPPNRRLSNPPMSSQHSSSSASPQGSPSRARLLYSGGRPSSYAGPPHHTHSLPHPHSQSHHSSPHQQPQLHQPHHSQQAFCASSSAILERRDVKPDDELGGSRSMVLLRGDERGGGGIYADPYSLGPDTSRLSLAGGPHSPLPARADPYGSLYRRGGGGGGGGGAGSMRSLTSYSAAALQGELMESGALYRPGGPLYNDAYAASMLAMGLRVPPPSSPQKIPDMRDSYGGTMPGRGSPGRQSLRRDSVTSSVFADSPKARGQGSALGLTSEQLCLMAVPGGEGGGTGGFGSPLVGNETETRERMEAMEKQIASLTGLLQRVLSRAPEAESPEKIESASDCSGTDTGPTKKKKALTPSAPLALMPPPPSGANQPVMVSRLQMQLHLQGLQQNTNALRKQLSQLRNMQLENQDSVLSLLRQTESELSLMMLDAMRTQEDPLQRQRLLVEEERLKYLNQEELLIQQLHDLEKSVEELQRNSSVNHGLVTEQDVEQKSKELRILGETLSELKNQFPSLQSKMRVVLRVEVEAVKFLKEEPHRLDALLKRCNTMTDALSMLRSLLYPSYMYRQVTEGVWKSPEDLSSQSQKRVDDTSRGSDLDILNSPPLSLTDLSSGTGLANWIPASSGDADASAPEQDTQPSMTFRNRVLDELPSRRPGDKSVSAEVRLAAERDWEEKRASLTQFSAQDINRLLEETQAELMKAIPDLDFAARHINKPAVPPKPQITIPITSTTATSPAAGTTGTTATTTSTTTPSGEQQPGKVQLAAQKLNSMEGAGSQRGSVDLNVARYRTEKPSKSPPPPPPRRSFPSAHGLTTNRTGEVIVTNKTLKMDDDGELPKALVKLRRTPSDTPRPASTPPVIAASAIQDEDDEEKIIAELENSSNSPGPMKGPTVTARLKHLQQGSLERPKTRKQKEDFPKVQGQQQVFHF; via the exons GTCTCCCAGCACGGCTCTGCTGATCAAAGATGAGACGCGTAACGTCTTCTACGAGCTGGAGGACCCACGGGACGTTCAGGACCGCTGCGTAATTAAGATTTACTGCAAAGAGCCCGTCTACGGCACCTACCCCGGACACCACAACCCTCACCTGGCTAACGGCGACCTGCGG AGAGAGATGGTGTATGCACCTCAGGACTCTCCGCCCAACCGCCGCCTCAGCAACCCGCCCATGTCCTCCCAGCACtcgtcctcctctgcctcccctcaAGGCTCGCCATCCCGCGCCCGCCTCCTCTACAGCGGCGGCAGGCCCTCTTCCTATGCCGGACCCCCCCACCACACCCACTCCCTGCCTCATCCGCACTCCCAGTCCCACCACTCCTCCCCTCACCAGCAGCCGCAGCTCCACCAGCCCCATCACAGCCAGCAGGCCTTCTGCGCCTCCTCCAGCGCCATCCTGGAGCGCAGGGACGTGAAGCCCGACGACGAATTGGGGGGGTCCAGGAGCATGGTGCTGCTGCGGGGAGACGAGCGCGGAGGAGGGGGGATCTACGCAGACCCCTACTCTCTGGGCCCAGACACAAGTCGGCTGAGTCTGGCAGGAGGTCCTCACTCCCCCCTGCCGGCCAGAGCCGACCCCTATGGCTCCCTGTACCGCCgaggggggggagggggagggggaggaggcgcTGGGTCGATGCGGTCGCTCACCTCCTATTCAGCAGCCGCTTTGCAAGGAGAGCTGATGGAAAGTGGAGCTCTGTACAGACCAGGAGGACCGCTGTATAACGACGCCTACGCGGCGTCCATGTTGGCCATGGGGCTCCGTGTGccgcccccctcctccccgCAGAAGATACCTGACATGAGGGACTCCTACGGCGGCACCATGCCCGGCCGGGGCTCCCCCGGGAGGCAGAGTCTGAGACGGGACTCCGTgacctcctctgtgtttgcgGACAGCCCCAAAGCCCGAGGCCAGGGCTCGGCGTTGGGCCTCACCTCAGAGCAGCTGTGCCTGATGGCCGTGCCCGGAGGCGAGGGGGGGGGCACCGGAGGCTTTGGCTCGCCGCTGGTGGGGAATGAAACAGAGACCAG GGAGCGTATGGAGGCCATGGAGAAGCAGATAGCAAGCCTGACCGGGCTGCTGCAGAGAGTCCTGAGCAGAGCGCCTGAGGCGGAGAGCCC GGAGAAGATTGAGTCAGCCAGCGACTGCTCGGGAACTGACA CTGGACcaactaaaaaaaagaaag CTTTGACGCCGTCTGCCCCTTTGGCCCTGATGCCACCTCCGCCCTCGGGGGCCAACCAGCCTGTGATGGTGTCCCGTCTGCAGATGCAGCTCCACCTACAAGGCCTGCAGCAGAACACCAACGCTCTGCGCAAGCAGCTGTCGCAGCTACGCAACATGCAG CTGGAGAACCAGGACTCGGTCTTGTCCCTGCTGAGGCAGACAGAGTCCGAGCTGAGCCTCATGATGCTGGATGCCATGCGCACGCAGGAGGACCCGCTCCAGAGACAGCGCCtcctggtggaggaggaaagacTCAAGTACCTGAaccaggaggagctgctcatccagcagctgca TGACCTGGAGAAGTcggtggaggagctgcagaggaattCATCCGTCAACCACGGCTTGGTGACGGAGCAGGACGTGGAGCAGAAGAGCAAAGAGCTGAGGATTCTGGGAGAAACGCTCTCTGAGCTCAAAA ACCAGTTCCCCAGCCTGCAGAGTAAGATGCGGGTGGTGctgagggtggaggtggaggctgtTAAGTTCCTGAAAGAGGAGCCGCACCGCCTGGACGCCCTGCTGAAGCGCTGCAACACCATGACGGATGCGCTCAGCATGCTCCGCAG TCTCTTGTATCCCTCCTATATGTACAGACAAGTCACGGAGGGTGTGTGGAAGAGCCCCGAAGACctctccagccaatcacagaagAGAGTGGACGACACGAGTCGCGGCTCCGACCTGGACATCTTGAACAGTCCTCCCCTCAGCCTCACCGACCTGAGCTCCGGTACCGGCCTGGCTAACTGGATCCCCGCGTCCTCGGGTGACGCGGACGCCTCGGCCCCCGAGCAGGACACCCAGCCTTCCATGACCTTCAGGAACCGGGTCCTCGACGAGCTGCCGAGTCGGCGTCCCGGTGATAAGTCGGTGTCGGCTGAAGTCAGACTG GCGGCGGAACGGGACTGGGAGGAGAAGCGTGCCAGCTTGACCCAGTTCAGCGCTCAGGACATCAATCGTTTGCTGGAGGAGACCCAGGCcgagctgatgaaggccatcCCGGACCTGGACTTCGCTGCCAGGCACATCAACAAGCCGGCGGTGCCCCCCAAGCCCCAGATCACCATCCCAATAACCTCCACCACGGCCACTTCTCCCGCAGCTGGGACCACCGGGACCACggccaccaccacctccaccaccacccccagCGGGGAGCAGCAGCCTGGCAAAGTGCAGCTGGCTGCCCAGAAGCTGAACAGCATGGAGGGCGCCGGTTCTCAGCGAGGGTCGG TGGACCTCAACGTGGCCAGGTATCGCACAGAGAAACCCTCCAagtctccacctcctcctccgcctcgcCGAAGCTTCCCGTCAGCACACGGCCTCACCACCAACCGCACCGGAGAGGTCATCGTCACCAACAAGACCCTGAAG ATGGACGACGATGGCGAGCTGCCCAAAGCTCTGGTGAAGCTGAGGCGGACCCCGTCGGACACGCCGCGCCCCGCCTCCACCCCTCCTGTGATCGCAGCATCGGCCATTCAGGACGAGGACGATGAGGAGAAGATCATCGCTGAGCTCGAG AACAGCAGTAACTCTCCGGGGCCGATGAAGGGCCCGACGGTCACCGCCAGGCTCAAACACCTCCAGCAGGGCAGTCTGGAGAGGCCCAAAACCCGCAAGCAGAAAGAGGATTTCCCCAAAGTCCAGGGCCAGCAGCAGGTATTCCACTTCTAA